In 'Nostoc azollae' 0708, the following are encoded in one genomic region:
- a CDS encoding DNA methyltransferase, which yields MPHASYFITPCVPPSTFSFFSLTPTYSADTIEYYTNPGDVVLDSFCRSGMTGVAATEVGRKALLSDLSPAAAFIAYNLNTPIDAGLYLNAINGTSTKIKSKSSPNWLYKKETRPDSS from the coding sequence TTGCCTCATGCCTCATATTTTATAACGCCCTGTGTCCCACCTTCAACTTTTTCTTTTTTTTCTCTTACCCCTACTTATTCTGCCGATACAATTGAGTATTATACAAATCCTGGTGATGTTGTTTTGGATTCATTTTGCCGCTCAGGGATGACAGGAGTAGCGGCAACAGAAGTAGGACGTAAAGCTCTCCTATCGGATTTGTCTCCCGCAGCAGCATTTATAGCTTATAACTTAAACACACCGATAGATGCTGGTTTATATCTCAATGCCATTAACGGGACTTCAACGAAAATCAAGTCCAAATCTAGCCCAAACTGGCTTTATAAGAAGGAAACACGTCCGGATTCCAGTTGA
- a CDS encoding IS66 family transposase: MLLWELGQIEIGVGTLVGTNEGIDGPVAQSIHSLKQWIKQTQPHILGDETLWVVKGVKQWLWIFANSDFPLFHGPDTPCPGELESIVGSSYSGVISSDDFTAYNDYAVTAQQKCQAHLPYPVTSRH, from the coding sequence TTGTTGTTGTGGGAACTGGGTCAAATAGAAATTGGAGTGGGAACATTAGTAGGTACCAATGAAGGAATAGATGGTCCAGTGGCTCAAAGTATTCATAGCCTCAAACAGTGGATAAAACAAACCCAGCCTCATATCCTTGGGGATGAAACACTCTGGGTAGTCAAAGGGGTGAAACAATGGTTATGGATTTTTGCCAATAGTGACTTCCCTTTATTTCATGGGCCTGATACTCCTTGTCCTGGCGAATTAGAATCCATTGTGGGTTCAAGTTACTCTGGTGTAATCAGTTCTGATGACTTTACTGCCTATAACGATTATGCGGTCACAGCTCAACAGAAATGTCAGGCACATCTACCCTACCCCGTCACTTCAAGACACTAA
- a CDS encoding 2Fe-2S iron-sulfur cluster-binding protein, which translates to MAAYQVRLINKKQELDTTIEIDEETTILDGAEEAGIELPFSCHAGSCSSCVGKVVEGEINQDDQNFLDDEQMAKGFALLCVTYPRSNCTIKTHQEPYLA; encoded by the coding sequence ATGGCTGCCTATCAAGTAAGATTGATCAACAAAAAACAAGAACTCGACACTACAATTGAAATCGACGAAGAAACTACAATTCTCGATGGTGCAGAAGAAGCTGGTATTGAATTACCATTCTCTTGTCACGCTGGTTCTTGCTCTAGCTGTGTAGGTAAAGTTGTAGAAGGTGAAATCAACCAAGACGATCAAAACTTCTTGGATGATGAGCAAATGGCTAAAGGTTTCGCTTTGTTGTGCGTTACATATCCCCGTTCCAACTGCACAATCAAAACCCATCAAGAACCTTACCTTGCTTAA
- a CDS encoding iron-sulfur cluster assembly accessory protein, with protein sequence MTVILTEKAEFRLRAFLRGSATEETNNATKGIRILVKDGGCNGYEYGIEITSKLQPDDVVSQQGNVLVYVDAKSAPLLEGVVIDFVEGVMDSGFKFSNPNATDTCGCGKSFKAGDCSPKGVPCS encoded by the coding sequence ATGACTGTTATTTTAACAGAAAAGGCAGAATTTCGTCTGAGGGCATTTTTAAGAGGTTCCGCAACTGAGGAAACTAATAACGCTACAAAAGGTATCCGCATCTTGGTTAAAGATGGTGGTTGCAATGGCTATGAGTATGGAATTGAAATTACCAGTAAGCTACAACCAGATGATGTTGTCAGCCAACAAGGAAATGTGTTGGTTTACGTGGATGCTAAAAGTGCGCCGTTATTAGAAGGTGTGGTAATTGATTTTGTTGAGGGAGTAATGGACAGCGGTTTTAAGTTCAGCAATCCCAATGCAACTGACACCTGCGGTTGTGGAAAGTCTTTTAAAGCAGGCGATTGTTCACCGAAAGGTGTACCTTGCAGCTAG
- a CDS encoding HesA/MoeB/ThiF family protein: protein MINLTPTELERYSRQMMLPNFGAVAQKRLKSATVLVTGVGGLGGTAALYLAVAGVGRLILVRGGNLRQDDMNRQVLMTDDWVGKPRVFKAKETLAGINPDVQIEAIYDYITPENVDSLVQSGNMALDCAHNFTERNLLNEACVRWRKPMVEAAMDGMEAYLTTIIPGVSPCLSCLFPEKPDWDRRGFSVVGAVSGTLACLTALEAIKLITGFSQPLLSELLTIDFNRMEFAKRRSHRDRNCPVCGNTAPWRYSQSQSVTV from the coding sequence TTGATCAACCTAACGCCTACCGAATTAGAACGCTATAGTCGCCAAATGATGCTCCCGAATTTTGGTGCAGTGGCTCAAAAGCGCCTGAAGTCAGCGACGGTTTTGGTGACTGGTGTAGGAGGATTAGGCGGTACGGCGGCCCTTTACTTAGCAGTAGCAGGCGTTGGACGGCTAATCCTAGTCCGGGGTGGTAATTTGCGTCAGGATGATATGAATCGTCAAGTTTTGATGACTGACGATTGGGTAGGAAAACCAAGAGTATTCAAAGCCAAAGAAACTCTGGCAGGTATTAATCCTGATGTGCAGATTGAAGCGATTTATGACTATATCACCCCGGAAAATGTAGATTCCTTGGTGCAATCGGGGAATATGGCTCTGGACTGCGCTCACAATTTCACCGAGCGGAATTTGTTAAATGAAGCTTGTGTGCGTTGGCGTAAGCCAATGGTAGAGGCTGCTATGGACGGGATGGAGGCTTATCTAACCACGATTATTCCTGGTGTGAGTCCTTGTTTGTCCTGTCTGTTTCCAGAAAAGCCTGATTGGGATCGGCGTGGTTTTTCAGTTGTAGGGGCTGTTTCTGGGACCTTGGCTTGTTTGACAGCGTTGGAAGCAATCAAGCTGATTACCGGGTTTAGTCAACCGCTATTGTCGGAACTGCTGACAATAGATTTTAACAGAATGGAGTTTGCTAAACGTCGTTCTCATCGTGATCGCAACTGTCCAGTCTGCGGTAATACTGCACCTTGGAGATACTCCCAATCCCAATCTGTGACCGTGTAA
- the nifW gene encoding nitrogenase-stabilizing/protective protein NifW translates to MSGTIEEFKKLVDAEEYFIFFQLPYDQKFVNVNRLHILKKFSQYMNEIDDKFPDLGPEEKLTQYCLALQKAYQVFQESTPHEQKLFKVFNDKPKNVITLTEITSD, encoded by the coding sequence ATGAGTGGAACTATTGAAGAATTCAAGAAGCTTGTAGATGCAGAAGAGTATTTCATCTTTTTTCAACTGCCTTATGACCAGAAATTTGTAAATGTCAATCGTCTTCATATATTGAAGAAGTTTTCTCAATACATGAATGAAATTGATGATAAATTCCCTGACTTGGGTCCAGAAGAAAAATTAACTCAATATTGTTTGGCTTTGCAAAAAGCTTACCAAGTTTTTCAGGAATCAACACCCCATGAACAAAAGCTGTTTAAGGTGTTTAACGATAAGCCAAAGAATGTAATTACGCTGACAGAAATAACTTCTGATTAG
- a CDS encoding CCE_0567 family metalloprotein, which translates to MTIEELTAKIRKLNSKAGQMKMDLHDLAEGLPTDYKTLMDVAAETYEIYRELDGLKQQLKKIEDAK; encoded by the coding sequence ATGACCATTGAGGAACTCACAGCAAAAATTAGGAAGCTAAATAGCAAAGCAGGTCAAATGAAAATGGACTTGCATGATTTAGCTGAGGGATTACCAACAGATTACAAAACACTTATGGATGTTGCGGCTGAGACTTACGAAATTTACCGAGAGTTAGATGGACTCAAGCAACAGCTAAAAAAAATCGAGGATGCTAAATGA
- a CDS encoding NifX-associated nitrogen fixation protein, giving the protein MSENNSVNGTATNTEITSHFLKSLVQQIRAQDSYGFYRSWSDELILKPFVVTKQKKREISVEGEVDPATISRINAFFRAVAASIEKETGLISNVVVDLGHEGFGWALVFSGRLLLVIKTLRDAHRYGFDSLEQLAEEGEKFVKKGVDLAKRFPEVGNI; this is encoded by the coding sequence ATGAGTGAAAATAACAGTGTGAACGGAACTGCTACCAACACAGAAATTACTTCACATTTTCTCAAGAGTTTAGTCCAACAAATCCGGGCGCAAGACAGCTATGGTTTTTACCGGAGTTGGTCTGATGAATTAATTTTGAAACCGTTTGTTGTCACTAAACAAAAGAAACGGGAAATTTCTGTTGAAGGTGAAGTAGACCCAGCAACTATTTCTCGGATCAACGCCTTTTTCCGTGCTGTTGCAGCCAGCATTGAAAAAGAAACCGGACTAATATCTAACGTGGTAGTTGACTTAGGTCATGAAGGTTTTGGTTGGGCATTAGTCTTTTCTGGTCGTTTATTGTTAGTTATAAAAACTTTACGCGATGCTCACCGTTATGGTTTTGACTCCCTAGAACAATTAGCAGAAGAGGGAGAAAAGTTCGTCAAAAAAGGTGTTGATTTAGCCAAGCGTTTCCCAGAAGTAGGAAATATTTAA
- the nifX gene encoding nitrogen fixation protein NifX: MKVKIAFTTTDRIHVNAHFGWAREIDIYEISDHGYEFLETLKFEGDLKEDGSEDKITPKLEALNGCTIVYVVAIGGSAAARLIKGGVTPVKAKSEEEKIEEVLTKLVKTLKGNPPPWLRKALQPKTLNFADEVENEATV, from the coding sequence ATGAAAGTGAAAATCGCCTTTACCACCACAGATAGAATTCATGTTAATGCTCACTTTGGGTGGGCTAGAGAAATTGATATCTATGAAATTTCCGATCATGGATATGAATTTCTAGAAACTCTGAAATTTGAAGGCGACCTCAAAGAAGATGGCAGTGAAGATAAAATCACACCTAAACTTGAGGCGCTTAATGGTTGCACAATTGTTTATGTTGTTGCCATTGGAGGAAGTGCTGCTGCACGCTTAATTAAAGGAGGTGTGACTCCAGTAAAGGCTAAATCAGAGGAAGAAAAAATTGAAGAAGTTCTGACTAAATTAGTCAAAACTCTTAAAGGTAATCCTCCCCCCTGGTTGCGTAAAGCCTTACAACCAAAAACATTAAACTTTGCAGATGAAGTTGAAAACGAAGCAACGGTATGA
- the nifN gene encoding nitrogenase iron-molybdenum cofactor biosynthesis protein NifN — protein MAIVTVPNKSVSVNPLKQSQALGASLAFLGLKGTMPLFHGSQGCTAFAKVVLVRHFREAIPLATTAMTEVTTILGGEENVEQAILTLVEKAKPEIIGLCTTGLTETRGDDIERFLKDIRERHPELDYLAIVFAPTPDFKGALQDGFAVAVETILKEVPKAGGVKPEQITILAGSAFTPGDVQEVREMVTSFGLEAIFVPDLGASLDGHLEDDYSAVTVSGTTLKQLRSLGSSAFTFALGESMRGAAKILQERFNTDYEVFRDLTGLEPVDEFLQALSVLSGNPVPEKYCRQRRQLQDAMLDTHFYFGAKRVSLALEPDLMWTTVQFLQSMGASIHAAVTTTRSPLLEHLPIKNVTIGDLEDLEDLAVGSDLLIGNSNVNTISKRLKIPHYRLGIPIYDRLGNGLFTKVGYRGTMELLFAIGNLFLEHEESLMMNHWSPVINRD, from the coding sequence ATGGCAATTGTCACTGTTCCCAATAAGTCTGTTAGTGTTAATCCTCTCAAACAAAGTCAAGCTTTAGGTGCATCTTTGGCTTTTTTGGGTTTGAAGGGAACTATGCCTTTATTTCATGGTTCTCAAGGTTGTACTGCTTTTGCTAAGGTGGTTTTGGTTCGACATTTTCGGGAAGCAATTCCTCTTGCTACTACAGCAATGACGGAAGTTACCACTATTTTGGGTGGTGAGGAAAATGTTGAACAAGCTATTCTCACTTTGGTGGAAAAAGCTAAACCGGAAATTATCGGCTTGTGTACGACTGGATTAACAGAAACTAGAGGAGATGATATTGAACGTTTCTTGAAGGATATTCGGGAACGTCATCCAGAACTTGACTATTTAGCAATTGTTTTTGCTCCGACTCCTGATTTTAAAGGTGCGTTGCAAGATGGTTTTGCGGTAGCTGTAGAAACTATTCTGAAGGAAGTTCCTAAAGCTGGAGGAGTTAAACCTGAACAAATTACGATTTTAGCAGGTTCGGCTTTTACTCCTGGGGATGTGCAGGAAGTTCGAGAGATGGTGACATCTTTTGGACTAGAAGCGATCTTTGTCCCTGATTTGGGTGCTTCGTTGGATGGTCATTTGGAAGATGACTACAGCGCAGTAACTGTTAGTGGTACGACTCTTAAACAACTCCGTTCTTTGGGTAGTTCTGCTTTCACTTTCGCCTTAGGTGAAAGTATGCGTGGTGCTGCAAAAATTCTCCAAGAACGTTTTAATACAGATTACGAAGTTTTTCGGGATTTGACTGGTTTAGAACCTGTGGATGAGTTTTTACAGGCTTTATCAGTTCTGAGTGGTAATCCTGTACCGGAAAAATATTGTCGTCAACGTCGTCAGCTGCAAGATGCGATGTTGGATACTCATTTTTACTTCGGTGCTAAACGGGTTTCTTTGGCTTTAGAACCGGATTTAATGTGGACTACAGTGCAGTTTCTACAGTCAATGGGGGCTTCTATTCATGCTGCTGTGACAACGACGCGATCACCTTTGTTAGAACATCTTCCTATAAAAAATGTTACTATTGGTGATTTGGAAGATTTGGAAGATTTAGCAGTGGGTTCTGATTTATTGATTGGTAATTCTAATGTGAACACCATATCGAAACGCCTCAAAATTCCCCACTATCGTTTAGGAATTCCCATCTATGACCGCTTAGGAAATGGTCTATTTACCAAAGTAGGCTATCGCGGAACTATGGAACTTTTATTTGCTATAGGAAACCTGTTTTTAGAACATGAAGAGTCATTAATGATGAATCATTGGTCACCAGTAATTAATAGGGATTAG
- the nifE gene encoding nitrogenase iron-molybdenum cofactor biosynthesis protein NifE, whose product MKITQGKINELLSESGCKDNQHKQGEKKNKSCTQQAQPGAAQGGCAFDGAMIALVPITDAAHLVHGPIACAGNSWGSRGSLSSGPMLYKTGFTTDISENDVIFGGEKKLYKAILEVNERYKPAAIFVYATCVTALIGDDIDAVCKVAAEKVGTPVIPVIAPGFIGSKNLGNRFGGEALLEYVVGTAEPEYTTPYDINLIGEYNIAGEMWGVLPLFEKLGIRVLSKITGDARYEEIRCAHRAKLNVMICSRALLNMARKMEERYGIPYIEESFYGINDINHCLRTVAAKLGSLNLQARTEKLITDETAALDIALAPYRESLRGKRVVLYTGGVKSWSIISASKDLGIEVVATSTRKSTEEDKSKIKKLLGNDGIMLEKGNAQELLKLVRETKADMLIAGGRNQYTALKARIPFLDINQERHHPYAGYMGMVEMARELYEALYSPIWEQIRKPAPWE is encoded by the coding sequence ATGAAAATTACCCAAGGCAAAATTAACGAGTTACTTAGTGAATCAGGATGCAAAGATAATCAACATAAACAAGGAGAAAAGAAAAACAAATCTTGTACACAACAAGCTCAACCAGGTGCTGCTCAAGGAGGATGCGCTTTTGATGGTGCAATGATTGCATTAGTACCTATTACTGATGCTGCTCATTTGGTTCATGGACCTATTGCTTGTGCTGGTAACTCTTGGGGAAGTCGTGGAAGTCTTTCTTCTGGACCAATGCTCTATAAGACCGGTTTTACCACTGATATTAGTGAAAATGATGTAATTTTCGGTGGTGAGAAAAAGCTTTATAAGGCAATTTTGGAAGTTAATGAACGCTACAAACCAGCCGCTATTTTTGTTTACGCTACTTGTGTAACTGCTTTAATCGGCGATGATATTGATGCAGTTTGTAAAGTTGCGGCTGAGAAAGTTGGTACTCCTGTCATTCCAGTAATTGCTCCGGGATTTATTGGTAGTAAAAATCTAGGTAATCGTTTTGGTGGTGAAGCTTTACTAGAATATGTAGTTGGCACTGCTGAACCTGAATATACTACACCTTATGATATTAATTTGATTGGTGAATACAATATTGCTGGTGAAATGTGGGGCGTTTTGCCTTTATTTGAAAAATTAGGCATTCGCGTCTTATCAAAAATCACTGGTGATGCTCGTTATGAAGAAATTCGTTGTGCTCACCGCGCTAAGTTAAATGTAATGATTTGCTCACGGGCCTTATTAAATATGGCGCGGAAAATGGAGGAACGTTACGGTATTCCTTACATTGAAGAGTCTTTTTATGGTATTAATGATATTAATCATTGTCTCAGAACTGTTGCAGCTAAATTAGGTAGTCTTAATTTACAAGCACGGACTGAAAAGTTAATTACAGATGAAACAGCGGCTTTAGATATTGCCCTTGCTCCCTATAGAGAATCCTTAAGGGGTAAACGGGTGGTTCTGTATACTGGTGGTGTGAAAAGTTGGTCGATCATTTCTGCTTCTAAGGATTTAGGAATTGAAGTTGTTGCTACTAGTACACGCAAAAGTACAGAAGAAGATAAATCCAAAATCAAGAAATTACTTGGCAATGATGGCATTATGTTGGAAAAGGGTAATGCCCAAGAATTGCTAAAATTAGTAAGAGAAACTAAAGCTGATATGTTAATAGCTGGTGGTCGGAATCAGTACACAGCTTTAAAGGCAAGAATTCCATTTTTAGATATTAACCAAGAACGTCATCATCCCTATGCAGGTTATATGGGAATGGTGGAAATGGCACGGGAGTTATATGAGGCTTTGTATAGTCCAATTTGGGAACAAATTCGTAAGCCTGCGCCTTGGGAGTAA
- the nifK gene encoding nitrogenase molybdenum-iron protein subunit beta: protein MPQNPENIKDHVELFHQPEYQQLFENKRQFENAHDPAEVERVAEWTKSWEYREKNFAREALTVNPAKGCQPLGAMFAAVGFEGTLPFVQGSQGCVAYFRTHLTRHYKEPFSGVSSSMTEDAAVFGGLQNMIDGLANSYKLYKPKMIAVCTTCMAEVIGDDLQSFIGNAKEAGSVPQDLPVPFAHTPSFVGSHITGYDNMMKGILSTLTAGKKKAKSNGKINFIPGFDTYVENNREIKRIASLMGIDYTLLSDNSDYVDSPCDGEFNMYPGGTKLEDAADSINGKATIALQAYSTAKTREYIAKEWKQDVCVSRPWGIKGTDEFLMKLSELTGKAIPEQLEIERGRAVDAMTDSHAWLHGKHFAIYGDPDLVYSVVGFMLEMGAEPVHILVHNTNEVFEKELQGLLDSSVFGKSAKIWGGKDLWHLRSLLFTEPVDLLIGNSYGKYLWRDCGVPLVRIGYPIMDRHHYHRYATVGYKGVINLLNWIVNTVFEEIDRTTNIPGKTDISYDLIR from the coding sequence ATGCCACAGAATCCAGAAAATATTAAGGATCACGTTGAGCTATTCCATCAGCCAGAATACCAACAACTGTTTGAAAACAAAAGACAGTTTGAAAATGCTCATGACCCCGCAGAAGTAGAACGGGTTGCAGAATGGACAAAAAGCTGGGAATATCGTGAAAAGAACTTCGCTCGTGAAGCTTTGACCGTTAACCCCGCTAAAGGTTGCCAACCTCTAGGCGCTATGTTTGCGGCTGTAGGTTTTGAAGGTACTCTTCCCTTTGTTCAAGGTTCTCAAGGTTGTGTGGCTTACTTCCGTACCCACTTAACCCGTCACTATAAAGAACCATTCTCCGGCGTTTCTTCTTCCATGACTGAAGACGCCGCTGTGTTCGGTGGTCTGCAAAACATGATCGATGGCTTGGCTAACTCCTACAAGCTTTATAAGCCAAAAATGATTGCTGTGTGCACCACCTGTATGGCAGAAGTTATCGGTGATGACTTACAGTCTTTCATCGGCAATGCTAAGGAAGCTGGTTCAGTTCCTCAAGATTTACCAGTACCTTTTGCTCACACACCTAGCTTCGTTGGGTCCCACATCACTGGGTACGACAACATGATGAAGGGAATTCTTTCTACCTTAACCGCAGGTAAGAAGAAAGCCAAGAGCAACGGTAAAATCAACTTCATCCCTGGTTTTGACACCTACGTAGAAAACAACCGCGAAATCAAGCGGATTGCTTCTTTAATGGGTATCGACTACACTCTGTTATCTGATAACAGCGATTATGTTGACTCACCTTGCGATGGTGAGTTCAATATGTACCCAGGTGGTACCAAGTTAGAAGACGCAGCAGATTCCATCAACGGTAAGGCTACTATTGCTCTTCAAGCTTATTCCACTGCAAAGACCCGTGAATACATTGCTAAGGAATGGAAGCAAGACGTTTGTGTTTCTCGTCCTTGGGGTATCAAGGGAACTGACGAGTTCTTGATGAAACTCAGCGAACTGACTGGTAAGGCTATTCCTGAACAATTGGAAATCGAACGTGGTCGTGCAGTTGATGCTATGACTGACTCCCATGCTTGGTTGCATGGTAAACATTTCGCCATCTATGGTGATCCTGACTTAGTTTACAGCGTAGTTGGTTTCATGCTGGAAATGGGTGCTGAACCTGTACACATCTTGGTTCACAACACCAACGAAGTATTTGAGAAAGAGCTGCAAGGATTGTTAGATTCTAGCGTGTTCGGTAAGTCCGCTAAAATCTGGGGTGGTAAAGACCTGTGGCATTTACGCTCCTTGTTGTTCACGGAACCCGTAGACCTATTAATTGGTAACTCCTACGGTAAGTACCTGTGGCGTGATTGCGGTGTACCTTTGGTAAGAATTGGCTATCCTATCATGGATCGTCACCACTACCACCGTTATGCTACCGTTGGTTACAAAGGTGTAATCAACTTGTTGAACTGGATTGTTAACACAGTCTTTGAGGAAATTGATCGCACCACGAATATTCCTGGTAAGACCGATATTTCCTACGACTTGATTCGTTAA
- the nifD gene encoding nitrogenase molybdenum-iron protein alpha chain: MTPPDDKKIVEQRKELIKEVLKAYPEKASKKREKHLNVYEEGKADCGVKSNIKSLPGVMTARGCAYAGSKGVVWGPIKDMIHISHGPVGCGYWSWSGRRNYYLGKTGVDTFGTMHFTSDFQERDIVFGGDKKLTKLIEELDVLFPLNRGVSIQSECPIGLIGDDIEAVAKKTSKTIGKPVIPVRCEGFRGVSQSLGHHIANDMIRDWVFPRADQAKKDGTLKFEGTPYDVAIIGDYNIGGDAWASRILLEEIGLRVVAQWSGDGTINEMLMTPNVKMNLIHCYRSMNYISRHMEEAYGIPWLEYNFFGPTKIAASLREIASKFDSKIQENAEKVIAKYQPTMDAIVKEYRPRLEGKTVAMMVGGLRPRHVVPAFQDLGMKMIGTGYEFAHNDDYKRTTNYIENGTIVYDDVTAYEFEEFIKALKPDLVASGVKEKYVFQKMGLPFRQMHSWDYSGPYHGYDGFAIFARDMDLALNSPTWGLIGAPWNKKAQAKAKAKASV, encoded by the coding sequence ATGACTCCTCCAGATGACAAGAAGATCGTTGAACAAAGAAAAGAACTAATTAAAGAAGTTCTAAAAGCCTACCCCGAAAAAGCTTCTAAAAAACGTGAGAAGCACTTAAACGTATACGAAGAAGGCAAGGCTGATTGTGGTGTTAAATCTAACATCAAATCCCTTCCTGGTGTAATGACCGCTCGTGGTTGTGCCTATGCAGGTTCTAAAGGTGTGGTTTGGGGTCCTATTAAGGATATGATCCACATCAGCCACGGTCCTGTAGGTTGCGGTTACTGGTCTTGGTCTGGTCGTCGTAACTACTACCTAGGTAAAACAGGTGTTGACACCTTTGGTACCATGCACTTCACCTCAGATTTCCAAGAACGCGACATCGTGTTCGGTGGAGACAAGAAACTGACCAAGTTAATTGAAGAATTAGATGTATTATTCCCCTTAAATCGTGGGGTTTCTATTCAATCTGAATGTCCCATCGGTCTAATTGGGGATGACATCGAAGCAGTAGCTAAGAAAACATCGAAGACCATTGGTAAGCCAGTTATTCCTGTACGTTGCGAAGGTTTCCGTGGTGTGTCTCAGTCTTTAGGACACCACATCGCTAACGACATGATTCGTGACTGGGTATTCCCCAGAGCAGATCAAGCTAAGAAAGACGGTACATTGAAGTTTGAAGGCACTCCCTACGACGTAGCTATTATTGGTGACTATAACATCGGTGGTGATGCTTGGGCCAGCCGCATCCTATTGGAAGAAATCGGTTTGCGCGTAGTTGCTCAGTGGTCTGGTGACGGTACAATCAACGAAATGTTGATGACCCCCAACGTGAAGATGAACCTCATCCACTGTTACCGCTCGATGAACTACATCAGCCGTCACATGGAAGAAGCTTATGGTATACCCTGGCTTGAGTATAACTTCTTCGGTCCTACCAAGATAGCTGCATCTTTACGCGAAATCGCTTCCAAGTTTGACTCTAAGATCCAAGAAAATGCTGAGAAGGTAATTGCTAAATACCAACCCACAATGGATGCGATAGTTAAGGAATATCGCCCCCGTTTGGAAGGTAAGACAGTTGCAATGATGGTTGGTGGTCTACGTCCCCGTCACGTTGTTCCCGCTTTCCAAGATTTAGGAATGAAGATGATTGGTACTGGTTATGAGTTCGCTCATAATGACGACTATAAACGTACTACCAACTACATCGAAAACGGAACAATCGTTTATGACGACGTTACCGCTTACGAATTTGAAGAATTCATCAAAGCATTAAAGCCAGACTTAGTTGCTTCTGGTGTGAAAGAGAAGTACGTATTCCAAAAGATGGGTCTTCCTTTCCGTCAAATGCACTCTTGGGATTACTCCGGACCTTATCACGGTTACGACGGATTCGCAATTTTTGCTCGTGACATGGATTTGGCACTGAACAGCCCAACTTGGGGACTAATTGGCGCTCCCTGGAACAAAAAAGCTCAAGCTAAAGCCAAAGCTAAGGCTTCTGTTTAG
- the nifH gene encoding nitrogenase iron protein, with protein MTTDANIRQIAFYGKGGIGKSTTSQNTLAAMAEMGQRIMIVGCDPKADSTRLMLHSKAQTTVLHLAAERGAVEDLELHEVMLTGFRGVKCVESGGPEPGVGCAGRGIITAINFLEENGAYTDLDFVSYDVLGDVVCGGFAMPIREGKAQEIYIVTSGEMMAMYAANNIARGILKYAHSGGVRLGGLICNSRKVDREIELIETLAERLNTQMIHFVPRDNIVQHAELRRMTVNEYAPDSDQGNEYRALAKKIINNKNLTIPTPIEMDELEALLVEFGILDDDSKHAEIIGKPAPAAK; from the coding sequence ATGACTACTGACGCAAATATTAGACAGATAGCTTTCTACGGCAAGGGCGGTATCGGTAAATCTACTACCTCTCAAAATACCCTCGCAGCTATGGCTGAAATGGGTCAACGCATTATGATCGTAGGTTGCGACCCTAAAGCTGACTCTACCCGTTTGATGCTTCACTCCAAGGCTCAAACCACAGTATTACACTTGGCTGCTGAAAGAGGTGCTGTTGAAGACCTCGAACTCCATGAAGTAATGTTGACCGGTTTCCGTGGTGTGAAGTGCGTTGAGTCTGGTGGTCCAGAACCCGGTGTAGGTTGTGCAGGTCGTGGTATTATCACCGCTATTAACTTCTTAGAAGAAAATGGTGCTTACACAGACTTAGACTTCGTATCTTACGACGTATTAGGTGACGTTGTATGTGGTGGTTTTGCTATGCCTATCCGTGAAGGTAAAGCACAAGAAATCTACATCGTTACCTCTGGTGAAATGATGGCGATGTACGCTGCAAACAACATCGCTCGTGGTATTTTGAAATATGCTCACTCCGGTGGTGTACGTTTAGGTGGTTTGATCTGTAACAGCCGTAAGGTTGACCGTGAAATCGAATTGATCGAAACCTTGGCTGAACGTTTGAACACTCAAATGATTCACTTCGTCCCCCGCGACAACATCGTTCAACACGCAGAATTGCGTCGTATGACCGTTAACGAATATGCACCTGATAGCGATCAGGGTAATGAATACCGCGCATTAGCGAAGAAAATCATCAACAACAAAAACCTCACCATCCCCACCCCAATCGAAATGGATGAGTTGGAAGCATTGTTGGTTGAATTCGGTATTCTTGACGATGATTCCAAGCACGCTGAAATCATTGGTAAGCCTGCACCTGCTGCCAAGTAG